The Ensifer adhaerens genome contains a region encoding:
- a CDS encoding YciI family protein, whose protein sequence is MPKFVTIGYGDRAGYDRTATDVRDAAHAHDAELRARGALMGIAGAPVQVRNANAAHIEKRSGPFMSSSLPVAGFAVIEAEDLAEAIDIVSRTPCAVAHGVVEVWPLEDP, encoded by the coding sequence ATGCCGAAATTCGTGACCATTGGATATGGGGACCGTGCAGGCTACGACCGCACAGCGACGGACGTCCGGGATGCGGCGCACGCGCATGATGCGGAACTTCGTGCAAGAGGGGCCCTGATGGGGATCGCCGGAGCGCCTGTCCAGGTACGCAACGCCAACGCTGCACATATCGAGAAGCGAAGCGGTCCGTTCATGTCGTCGTCGCTTCCTGTGGCCGGCTTCGCGGTGATCGAGGCCGAAGACCTGGCCGAAGCGATCGATATAGTGTCACGCACCCCGTGCGCGGTCGCTCACGGGGTGGTCGAGGTCTGGCCGCTCGAGGATCCTTAG
- a CDS encoding alpha/beta hydrolase, translating to MRSRIIPTLALAFATSVVAFAAQAADIKNIVIVHGAFADGSGWRQASDILERRGFKVTVVQEPLTSLAADIEATKRVLDLQDGPTLLVGHSYGGMVISEAGHHQKVEGLVYVAAFQPDKGEDLATLAGSKPPAAMSIKETADGKYLYLDPLAFAADFAADLPKAETAFAAKSQVFAAKEVFTAKADEPAWRTKKSWAIVATEDRAINPDLERSMAKRAGSQVSEIKASHAVFASQAEKVAKVIETAAKDAGK from the coding sequence ATGCGCTCCCGAATTATCCCTACTCTTGCCCTAGCCTTTGCGACGAGCGTGGTTGCTTTCGCCGCCCAGGCGGCAGACATCAAGAACATCGTCATCGTGCACGGCGCTTTCGCCGATGGTTCGGGCTGGCGCCAGGCAAGCGACATCCTGGAGCGGCGTGGCTTCAAGGTGACAGTCGTGCAGGAGCCGCTGACGTCCCTTGCCGCCGACATCGAGGCGACGAAGCGCGTTCTGGACCTGCAGGATGGGCCGACCTTGCTCGTCGGTCACAGTTACGGCGGCATGGTGATCAGCGAAGCCGGGCATCACCAGAAGGTCGAGGGATTGGTCTACGTCGCAGCGTTTCAGCCCGACAAAGGCGAGGACCTGGCAACGCTTGCCGGCTCGAAACCGCCGGCGGCGATGAGCATCAAGGAAACCGCTGATGGCAAGTACCTCTATCTCGACCCGTTGGCGTTTGCCGCCGATTTTGCCGCCGACCTCCCCAAGGCGGAGACTGCCTTTGCGGCGAAGTCACAAGTCTTTGCCGCCAAGGAGGTTTTCACTGCCAAGGCCGACGAGCCCGCCTGGCGGACGAAGAAAAGCTGGGCGATCGTGGCGACCGAAGACCGTGCCATCAATCCGGACCTTGAACGAAGCATGGCGAAGCGCGCCGGCAGCCAGGTAAGCGAAATCAAGGCGAGCCACGCCGTCTTTGCCTCGCAAGCGGAAAAGGTCGCCAAGGTCATCGAGACCGCGGCCAAGGACGCCGGTAAATAG
- the cysW gene encoding sulfate ABC transporter permease subunit CysW, whose product MSHDLTASPLPASGPLPASGPQPALPELAAATSESRFARLTLTITALAFVALFLLLPLAAVFTEALRKGIGEFVAALGDAETFSAIRLTLTVAAIAVPLNLVFGVAAAWAIAKFEFKGKAFLTTLIDLPFSVSPVISGLVFVLLFGSHSLIGPWLQSHGIQILFAVPGLVLATVFVTFPFVARELIPLMQEQGSSDEEAALSLGASGWQTFWHVTLPNIKWGLLYGVLLCNARAMGEFGAVSVVSGHIRGETNTMPLQVEILYNEYNFVAAFAVAALLALLALITLILKTALEIRYSAEIAASRRH is encoded by the coding sequence ATGTCGCATGATCTGACCGCCAGCCCCCTGCCCGCATCCGGCCCGCTGCCGGCGTCCGGCCCGCAGCCCGCCTTGCCGGAACTGGCCGCCGCCACCTCGGAAAGCCGCTTTGCCCGGCTGACGCTGACGATCACGGCGCTTGCCTTCGTCGCGCTGTTCCTGCTGTTGCCGCTCGCCGCCGTCTTTACCGAGGCGCTGCGCAAGGGCATCGGCGAGTTTGTTGCAGCCCTCGGCGATGCCGAGACCTTCTCGGCGATCCGCCTGACGCTCACCGTCGCTGCCATCGCCGTGCCGCTCAACCTCGTCTTCGGCGTCGCCGCCGCCTGGGCGATCGCCAAGTTCGAGTTCAAGGGCAAGGCGTTCCTGACGACGCTGATCGACCTGCCGTTCTCGGTCTCGCCGGTGATCTCCGGCCTCGTCTTCGTGCTGCTGTTCGGCTCGCACAGCCTGATCGGTCCGTGGCTGCAGAGCCACGGCATCCAGATCCTGTTTGCCGTGCCCGGGCTGGTGCTGGCCACCGTCTTCGTCACCTTCCCCTTCGTTGCCCGCGAGCTGATCCCGTTGATGCAGGAACAGGGTTCCAGCGACGAGGAGGCCGCACTCTCCTTGGGCGCATCGGGCTGGCAGACCTTCTGGCATGTGACGCTGCCCAACATCAAATGGGGGCTGCTCTACGGCGTGCTCCTCTGCAACGCCCGGGCCATGGGCGAGTTCGGCGCCGTCTCGGTGGTCTCCGGCCATATTCGCGGTGAGACCAACACCATGCCGTTGCAGGTCGAAATCCTCTATAATGAGTACAACTTCGTCGCCGCCTTCGCGGTGGCGGCGTTGCTGGCGCTGCTGGCGCTGATCACCCTGATCCTGAAGACGGCGCTGGAGATCCGCTACAGCGCCGAGATCGCCGCCAGCCGCAGACATTGA
- a CDS encoding sulfurtransferase/chromate resistance protein: MSSFLEISSEKLSRLIGTPNCPELIDVRIDDDFETDPRLIPGSHRRDYRQVQDWMGDVDRASAIIICQQGKKLSHGVAAWLRNAGVAADVLEGGFEAWVEGHHPSVPVSAIPERNAGGRTVWVTRARPKIDRIACPWLIRRFVDPKAVFLYVAPSEVEMVGERFGATPFDIDAPIRWSHRGELCTFDVMVEQFGLATAPLLRLATIVRGADTARLALAPEAPGLLAASLGLSRMYADDLEQLEAGMLLYDAFYRWCRDATNETHNWPSPKKDA; the protein is encoded by the coding sequence ATGTCGTCATTTCTCGAAATCTCCTCGGAAAAACTCTCTCGCCTCATCGGCACGCCGAACTGTCCCGAACTGATCGATGTCAGGATCGACGACGATTTCGAAACCGATCCCCGCCTCATCCCCGGCTCCCACCGGCGTGACTATCGCCAGGTGCAGGACTGGATGGGGGATGTCGACCGGGCATCGGCAATCATCATCTGCCAGCAGGGCAAGAAGCTCAGCCATGGTGTTGCGGCCTGGCTTCGCAATGCCGGTGTTGCGGCCGACGTGCTGGAAGGCGGGTTCGAGGCCTGGGTGGAGGGCCACCATCCGTCTGTGCCAGTATCCGCGATACCTGAACGGAACGCCGGGGGACGGACCGTCTGGGTTACGCGGGCGCGTCCGAAGATCGACCGCATTGCCTGCCCTTGGCTGATCCGTCGCTTCGTCGACCCGAAAGCGGTGTTCCTGTATGTGGCGCCGTCAGAAGTAGAGATGGTCGGCGAGCGCTTCGGCGCAACGCCCTTCGATATTGATGCTCCGATCCGCTGGAGCCACCGCGGCGAGCTCTGCACATTCGATGTCATGGTCGAGCAATTCGGCCTTGCAACCGCCCCGCTTCTGCGGCTTGCGACCATCGTGCGTGGCGCCGACACCGCCCGCCTCGCGCTCGCGCCCGAGGCGCCCGGCTTGCTTGCCGCCTCGCTCGGTCTCTCGCGCATGTATGCCGACGACCTGGAGCAACTGGAAGCCGGAATGCTGCTCTACGACGCCTTCTATCGCTGGTGCCGGGATGCGACCAACGAGACGCACAATTGGCCCTCGCCCAAGAAGGACGCCTGA
- the chrA gene encoding chromate efflux transporter: MTDITDRAAPDVARQRPSHGIPFGEAVRVWARIAALSFGGPAGQIAVMHRILVDEKRWIGEHRFLHALNYCMLLPGPEAQQLAVYIGWLLHRTAGGLVAGLLFVLPGFLAILGLSYIYAAFGNVTVVEGLFFGLKAAVLAVVVQAVFRIGGRALKNRMMIGIAAAAFVAIFFFRIPFPLIILAAGVLGYVGARFGSPLFRIGGGHKAGTGAVLKDEDSALGEEIPAHARPNLAWSLRISGVLLVLWLAPLALLVIVLGWNNVFSQIGLFFSQMAVVTFGGAYAVLAYVAQEAVQHYGWLKPGEMLDGLGMAETTPGPLIMVVQFVGFMGAYRDPGTFHPMIAATLAAMLTTWVTFVPCFLWIFLGAPFIERLRNNAALTGAMSAITAAVVGVILNLAVWFGLHTLFGELVSWRFGPFALDIPVLRSLVLPSFLLTVAAGVAIFRFNASVIATLLACALAGMAWTLATN, translated from the coding sequence ATGACCGACATTACTGACAGGGCCGCGCCCGATGTGGCGCGGCAACGGCCAAGCCACGGCATCCCGTTCGGCGAAGCAGTGCGGGTTTGGGCCCGGATTGCGGCTTTGAGCTTCGGCGGCCCCGCCGGGCAGATCGCGGTGATGCACCGCATCCTTGTCGACGAGAAGCGCTGGATCGGCGAGCATCGTTTCCTGCATGCGCTGAACTACTGCATGCTGCTTCCTGGCCCCGAGGCACAGCAGCTTGCCGTCTATATCGGCTGGCTCCTCCACCGCACCGCCGGCGGCCTCGTTGCCGGCCTTCTCTTCGTGCTACCGGGGTTCCTCGCGATTCTCGGCCTCAGCTACATCTACGCCGCCTTCGGCAATGTCACCGTCGTCGAAGGTCTCTTCTTCGGCCTCAAGGCCGCCGTGCTCGCGGTGGTCGTCCAGGCGGTCTTCCGTATTGGCGGCCGGGCACTCAAGAACCGGATGATGATCGGCATCGCGGCGGCCGCCTTCGTCGCCATCTTCTTTTTCCGTATCCCCTTCCCGCTGATCATCCTTGCAGCCGGTGTACTTGGCTATGTCGGCGCCCGCTTCGGCTCGCCGCTCTTTCGCATCGGCGGCGGACACAAGGCTGGTACGGGCGCGGTCCTGAAGGACGAGGACTCTGCGCTCGGCGAAGAAATACCCGCGCATGCGCGCCCGAACCTGGCATGGTCGCTGCGGATTTCCGGCGTCCTGCTTGTGCTCTGGCTTGCCCCCCTGGCACTGCTCGTCATCGTCCTTGGCTGGAACAACGTCTTCAGCCAGATCGGCCTGTTCTTCAGCCAGATGGCGGTCGTTACTTTCGGCGGCGCCTATGCCGTACTCGCCTACGTCGCCCAGGAAGCCGTCCAACACTACGGCTGGCTGAAGCCCGGCGAGATGCTCGACGGCCTCGGCATGGCCGAGACGACGCCGGGACCGCTGATCATGGTCGTCCAATTCGTCGGCTTCATGGGCGCCTATCGCGACCCGGGGACGTTCCACCCGATGATCGCGGCGACTTTGGCGGCGATGCTGACCACCTGGGTCACATTCGTCCCGTGCTTCCTCTGGATCTTCCTCGGCGCACCCTTCATCGAGCGGCTGCGGAACAATGCCGCGCTGACGGGCGCCATGTCGGCGATCACGGCCGCCGTCGTGGGGGTGATCCTCAACCTTGCCGTCTGGTTCGGGCTGCACACGCTGTTTGGGGAACTCGTAAGCTGGCGTTTCGGGCCGTTCGCGCTCGACATACCGGTATTGCGGTCGCTGGTGCTGCCATCGTTCCTGCTGACGGTTGCCGCCGGCGTGGCTATCTTCCGCTTCAACGCTTCGGTCATCGCAACGCTGCTTGCCTGCGCGCTTGCCGGCATGGCCTGGACGCTGGCAACGAACTGA
- a CDS encoding sulfate/molybdate ABC transporter ATP-binding protein, translated as MDVRVHNIRKEFGRFPALDDVSLDIRSGELIALLGPSGSGKTTLLRLVAGLESPTGGTIFFGDEDASQKTVQQRNIGFVFQHYALFRHMTVLDNVAFGLKVRPSSRRPPAAEIRKRALDLLDLVQLSGLDKRYPAQLSGGQRQRVALARAMAVEPNVLLLDEPFGALDAQVRKELRKWLREIHDRTGHTTIFVTHDQEEALELADRVVVMSKGAIEQVGTPDEIYDHPVSPFVFGFIGQSNCLAVTLQNGEIWFEDRPIGLRAPSEPDGPANLYFRPHDIELIDGCGGCLAGLVTASRRVAGTRHLELDLGRNHPHVEIELSPERAAAGDHSRIAFRPTKWKLFRDNRQPAVAAEAKVESRAIEIQEPTLVAQAS; from the coding sequence ATGGACGTGCGCGTTCACAACATCCGCAAGGAATTCGGCCGCTTCCCGGCGCTCGACGACGTCTCGCTCGACATCCGCTCCGGTGAGCTGATCGCGCTGCTCGGCCCCTCCGGCTCCGGCAAGACGACATTGCTGCGCCTGGTTGCCGGGCTCGAAAGCCCGACCGGCGGCACCATCTTCTTCGGCGACGAGGATGCCTCGCAAAAGACGGTGCAGCAGCGCAACATCGGCTTCGTCTTCCAGCACTATGCCCTCTTCCGCCACATGACGGTGCTCGACAACGTCGCCTTCGGGCTGAAGGTGCGCCCGTCGAGCCGCCGGCCGCCGGCCGCCGAGATCCGCAAGCGGGCGCTCGATCTGCTCGACCTCGTGCAGCTCTCCGGCCTCGACAAGCGTTATCCGGCGCAGCTGTCGGGCGGCCAGCGCCAGCGCGTGGCGCTGGCCCGCGCCATGGCGGTCGAGCCGAACGTGCTTCTGCTCGACGAACCCTTCGGCGCGCTCGACGCCCAGGTGCGCAAAGAGCTGCGCAAGTGGCTGCGCGAGATCCATGACCGCACCGGCCACACCACCATCTTCGTCACCCACGACCAGGAGGAGGCGCTGGAACTGGCCGACCGCGTCGTCGTCATGAGCAAGGGGGCGATCGAGCAGGTTGGCACCCCCGACGAGATCTACGACCATCCGGTCTCGCCCTTCGTCTTCGGCTTCATCGGCCAGTCGAACTGCCTCGCCGTCACGCTGCAGAACGGCGAGATCTGGTTCGAGGACCGGCCGATCGGCCTGCGCGCGCCATCCGAGCCGGACGGCCCGGCCAATCTCTACTTCCGCCCGCACGACATCGAGCTGATCGACGGCTGCGGCGGCTGTCTCGCCGGCCTCGTCACCGCCAGCCGCCGCGTCGCCGGCACCCGCCATCTCGAACTCGACCTCGGCCGCAACCATCCCCATGTCGAGATCGAACTCTCCCCCGAACGCGCCGCGGCCGGTGACCACAGCCGCATCGCCTTCCGACCGACAAAGTGGAAACTCTTCAGGGACAACAGGCAGCCGGCCGTGGCCGCGGAGGCGAAGGTCGAGAGCCGCGCGATCGAGATACAGGAACCAACATTGGTCGCCCAGGCCTCTTAA